From a region of the Rhodococcus sp. 4CII genome:
- a CDS encoding ATP synthase F0 subunit C — translation MSLAYLAQGAVETTTTAKGYGAIGYGLAAIGPGIGVGIVVGKAIEGMVRQPEMAGQVRTTMFLGIAFTEALALIGLVAGFIF, via the coding sequence ATGAGCCTCGCGTACCTCGCACAGGGAGCGGTCGAGACCACCACCACGGCGAAGGGCTACGGAGCCATCGGCTACGGCCTCGCCGCGATCGGCCCCGGCATCGGCGTGGGCATCGTTGTCGGTAAGGCGATCGAGGGTATGGTCCGCCAGCCCGAGATGGCCGGACAGGTTCGTACCACGATGTTCCTCGGTATCGCCTTCACCGAAGCCCTCGCGCTGATCGGCCTCGTCGCCGGCTTCATTTTCTAA
- a CDS encoding F0F1 ATP synthase subunit B, giving the protein MAANIALLAAEEESHNPLLPATYDIVWSIVCLVIVGFVFWKYVLPMFQKVLAERTEQIDGGIKRAEEAQAEAKAALEQYRAQLAEARTEAAQIREDARTQGQQIIAEMKAQAQEESDRIVAAGHNQLVAQRQQIVTELRADLGRTAVDLAEKLIGESLADEVKRAGTVDRFLNELDSIGANSAAGK; this is encoded by the coding sequence ATGGCAGCCAACATCGCATTGCTCGCGGCAGAGGAAGAGAGCCACAACCCTCTCCTCCCCGCGACGTATGACATCGTTTGGTCGATCGTCTGCCTGGTCATCGTTGGTTTCGTCTTCTGGAAGTACGTCCTTCCCATGTTCCAGAAGGTCCTTGCCGAGCGAACCGAGCAGATCGACGGCGGCATCAAGCGGGCCGAAGAGGCCCAAGCCGAGGCGAAGGCGGCGCTCGAGCAGTACCGCGCCCAGCTCGCCGAGGCTCGCACCGAGGCTGCGCAGATCCGTGAGGATGCGCGCACCCAGGGGCAGCAGATCATTGCCGAAATGAAGGCACAGGCTCAGGAAGAAAGCGACCGCATCGTGGCCGCCGGCCACAACCAGCTGGTTGCGCAGCGTCAGCAGATCGTCACCGAACTGCGCGCCGATCTCGGCCGCACCGCGGTCGATCTCGCCGAGAAGCTCATCGGTGAGTCCCTCGCCGACGAGGTGAAGCGGGCAGGCACGGTCGATCGATTCCTGAACGAGCTCGACTCCATCGGCGCAAATTCCGCAGCAGGGAAGTGA
- a CDS encoding F0F1 ATP synthase subunit delta, whose translation MYAASREALTQTRAALSSALGSVSAGAATAAAAQIGAELFSVVEILDEQRTLRSALSDTSTPGSVREGLAEQVFGSKVSAETLAVLKVAVGQDWSATSDLLNSLVLLGRESLLRAAADQQQLDTVEDELFRLGRIVAGDPELEQALSDRSVSAKGKRELLSKLLYGKVTAVAEALATQAVGRLKNSAPADAFDELSNLAAAQRKAVVAKVRSAAPLSSEQSDRLTATLTRTYGKPVTVHVEVDPELLSGLVVRVGDEVIDGSGAGRLAALRKSLK comes from the coding sequence ATGTACGCAGCGAGCCGTGAGGCCTTGACGCAGACCCGTGCTGCGTTGTCTTCGGCCTTGGGATCCGTCTCTGCCGGAGCAGCCACAGCGGCCGCGGCCCAGATCGGGGCCGAGCTGTTCTCGGTCGTCGAGATCCTGGACGAACAGCGCACTCTTCGGAGTGCCCTGTCGGACACCTCGACGCCCGGGAGCGTTCGCGAAGGTCTGGCCGAGCAGGTGTTCGGCAGCAAGGTCTCCGCCGAGACCCTCGCCGTCCTGAAGGTGGCGGTGGGCCAGGACTGGTCCGCTACCTCCGACCTGCTCAACTCGCTGGTGCTCCTCGGTCGGGAATCGCTGCTCCGGGCAGCGGCCGATCAGCAACAGCTCGACACCGTCGAGGACGAACTCTTCCGTCTCGGCCGCATCGTGGCCGGTGACCCGGAGCTCGAGCAGGCACTGTCCGACCGTTCCGTATCGGCGAAGGGCAAGCGCGAACTGCTGTCCAAGCTGTTGTACGGCAAGGTCACCGCCGTCGCCGAGGCACTGGCGACCCAGGCAGTGGGCCGGTTGAAGAACTCCGCACCCGCGGACGCCTTCGACGAATTGTCGAATCTGGCAGCAGCACAGCGGAAGGCCGTTGTCGCCAAGGTGCGCAGCGCTGCCCCGCTGTCCAGTGAGCAGTCGGATCGGCTGACCGCCACCCTCACCCGTACCTACGGGAAGCCGGTGACGGTTCACGTGGAGGTCGATCCTGAACTCCTCAGCGGCTTGGTCGTCCGGGTGGGCGACGAGGTGATCGACGGCAGCGGAGCGGGACGTCTCGCAGCGTTGCGGAAGTCCCTCAAGTAG
- the atpA gene encoding F0F1 ATP synthase subunit alpha, giving the protein MAELTISSDEIRSAIENYTASYSPEASREEVGVVTDTSDGIAHVSGLPSAMANELLEFPGGILGVALNLDATEIGAVILGDYENIQEGQEVKRTGDVLSVPVGDAFLGRVINPLGQPIDGLGEIESSETRALELQAASVLERQPVEEPLQTGIKAIDAMTPIGRGQRQLVIGDRKTGKTAVCIDAILNQKANWETGDEKQQVRCIYVAIGQKGSTIAGVKAALEEQGAMEYTTIVAAPASDSAGFKWLAPYTGSAIGQHWMYQGKHVLVVFDDLTKQAEAYRAISLLLRRPPGREAYPGDVFYLHSRLLERSAKLSDALGGGSLTALPIIETKANDVSAYIPTNVISITDGQVFLESDLFNKGVRPAINVGISVSRVGGAAQTKGMKKVSGSLRLELAQFRELEAFSAFASDLDAASKAQLERGARLVELLKQDQYSPIPVEDQIVSIYLAGEGVFDSVPVGDVRRFEAELLDELHRTASGVYESIKGGKALDADNAKALVEATDKFKETFLASDGSRVVNEAEAEALDAGEVGHEQINVKRTTVSK; this is encoded by the coding sequence ATGGCGGAGCTGACGATCTCCTCCGACGAGATCCGTAGCGCGATCGAGAACTACACCGCGAGCTACTCCCCGGAGGCCTCCCGCGAAGAGGTCGGTGTCGTGACCGACACCAGCGACGGCATCGCGCACGTCAGTGGCCTGCCTTCGGCGATGGCCAACGAACTGCTGGAGTTCCCCGGCGGAATTCTGGGCGTCGCGCTCAACTTGGATGCCACCGAGATCGGTGCCGTCATCCTGGGCGATTACGAGAACATCCAGGAAGGCCAGGAAGTCAAGCGGACCGGCGACGTGCTGTCGGTTCCCGTCGGCGACGCCTTCCTCGGCCGCGTCATCAACCCGCTCGGCCAGCCGATCGACGGCCTGGGCGAGATCGAGAGCAGCGAGACCCGCGCCCTCGAGCTGCAGGCTGCCTCGGTGCTCGAGCGTCAGCCCGTCGAGGAGCCGCTGCAGACCGGCATCAAGGCCATCGACGCGATGACCCCGATCGGCCGCGGGCAGCGTCAGCTCGTCATCGGCGACCGTAAGACGGGCAAGACCGCCGTCTGCATCGACGCGATCCTCAACCAGAAGGCCAACTGGGAGACCGGCGACGAGAAGCAGCAGGTTCGCTGCATCTACGTCGCGATCGGCCAGAAGGGTTCCACCATCGCGGGCGTCAAGGCGGCCCTCGAGGAGCAGGGCGCGATGGAGTACACCACCATCGTCGCCGCCCCGGCCTCCGACTCCGCCGGTTTCAAGTGGCTCGCGCCCTACACCGGCTCCGCCATCGGTCAGCACTGGATGTACCAGGGCAAGCACGTCCTGGTCGTGTTCGACGACCTGACCAAGCAGGCCGAGGCCTACCGCGCCATCTCGCTGCTGCTGCGTCGCCCGCCGGGACGCGAGGCGTACCCCGGTGACGTCTTCTACCTGCACTCCCGCCTGCTGGAGCGTTCGGCCAAGCTGTCCGACGCCCTGGGTGGAGGCTCGCTGACCGCGCTGCCGATCATCGAGACCAAGGCCAACGACGTCTCGGCCTACATCCCGACCAATGTCATCTCCATCACCGACGGTCAGGTGTTCCTCGAGTCGGACCTGTTCAACAAGGGTGTCCGCCCCGCGATCAACGTCGGTATCTCGGTGTCCCGCGTCGGTGGCGCCGCGCAGACCAAGGGCATGAAGAAGGTGTCCGGTTCGCTGCGTCTGGAGCTGGCCCAGTTCCGTGAGCTCGAAGCGTTCTCGGCCTTCGCCTCCGACCTGGATGCCGCCTCCAAGGCTCAGCTCGAGCGCGGTGCCCGCCTGGTGGAGCTGCTCAAGCAGGATCAGTACAGCCCGATCCCCGTCGAGGACCAGATCGTGTCGATCTACCTCGCCGGTGAAGGCGTCTTCGACAGCGTGCCCGTCGGCGACGTCCGCCGCTTCGAGGCCGAGCTGCTCGACGAGCTGCACCGCACCGCCTCCGGCGTGTACGAGAGCATCAAGGGCGGCAAGGCCCTCGATGCCGACAACGCCAAGGCGCTGGTCGAGGCCACCGACAAGTTCAAGGAAACCTTCCTCGCGTCCGACGGAAGCCGGGTCGTGAACGAGGCCGAGGCCGAGGCTCTCGACGCCGGCGAGGTCGGCCACGAGCAGATCAACGTCAAGCGCACCACCGTCAGCAAGTGA
- a CDS encoding F0F1 ATP synthase subunit gamma, whose amino-acid sequence MASILELRSRIKSVNSTKKITKAQELIATSRITKAQSRVAAAKPYAEEITKVLSELASASASLDHPLLNERTDPKRAAVLVVTSDRGMCGGYNSNVLKEAEELFQLLRSEGKDPVIYVLGSKGLGYYTFRGRDLGGAWTGFSQDPGYSDAAKASRHLVDLFMAGSGSEVPAPNGEGTIEGVDELHIVYTRFVSMLTQSPEVRRMAPLEVMVSEEHVELGEDMLSNGHGSSNSEPVAGYNFEPEPDKLLGALLPKYVSTRIYSSLLDAAASESAARRTAMKAATDNANELVNTLSRQANQARQAQITQEISEIVGGANALASSAGSD is encoded by the coding sequence ATGGCAAGCATTCTCGAACTGAGGTCTCGCATCAAGTCGGTCAACTCGACCAAGAAGATCACCAAGGCCCAGGAGCTGATCGCGACTTCGCGTATCACGAAGGCACAGTCGCGGGTCGCTGCGGCGAAGCCGTACGCCGAGGAGATCACGAAGGTCCTGTCGGAGCTGGCGAGCGCGTCCGCGTCGCTGGACCACCCGCTCCTCAACGAGCGCACAGACCCCAAGCGTGCTGCCGTTCTCGTCGTCACCAGCGACCGGGGTATGTGCGGTGGATACAACTCCAACGTCCTCAAGGAGGCCGAGGAGCTGTTCCAGCTGCTGCGCAGCGAGGGCAAGGATCCGGTCATCTACGTGCTCGGATCCAAGGGTCTGGGGTACTACACGTTCCGTGGCCGCGACTTGGGTGGCGCGTGGACCGGGTTCTCCCAGGATCCGGGCTACTCCGACGCCGCCAAGGCGAGCCGGCACCTGGTCGACCTGTTCATGGCAGGATCCGGCTCCGAGGTTCCCGCGCCCAACGGCGAGGGCACCATCGAAGGCGTCGACGAGTTGCACATCGTCTACACCCGTTTCGTGTCGATGCTGACCCAGTCTCCCGAGGTGCGCCGCATGGCTCCCCTCGAGGTGATGGTTTCCGAGGAGCACGTCGAACTCGGCGAGGACATGCTGTCGAACGGCCACGGGTCGAGCAACTCGGAGCCGGTCGCCGGATACAACTTCGAGCCGGAACCCGACAAGTTGCTCGGTGCCCTGCTGCCGAAGTACGTCAGCACCCGCATCTACTCCTCGCTGCTGGATGCTGCGGCGTCGGAGTCGGCTGCCCGTCGTACCGCCATGAAGGCGGCGACGGACAACGCAAACGAACTGGTGAACACGTTGAGCCGTCAGGCAAACCAGGCTCGCCAGGCCCAGATCACCCAGGAAATCAGCGAGATCGTCGGCGGCGCGAATGCGCTTGCCTCGAGCGCAGGAAGTGACTAA
- the atpD gene encoding F0F1 ATP synthase subunit beta — protein sequence MTAAVTENNGAGSDSSVAGRVVRVIGPVVDVEFPRGAIPELFNALHAEITLPSVAKTLTLEVAQHLGDNLVRTVSMQPTDGLIRGTSVSDTGKPISVPVGDVVKGHVFNALGDCLDAPGTGRDGEQWGIHRKPPAFDQLEGKTEILETGIKVIDLLTPYVKGGKIGLFGGAGVGKTVLIQEMITRIAREFSGTSVFAGVGERTREGTDLHLEMEEMGVLQDTALVFGQMDEPPGTRMRVALSALTMAEYFRDVQGQDVLLFIDNIFRFTQAGSEVSTLLGRMPSAVGYQPTLADEMGELQERITSTRGRSITSLQAIYVPADDYTDPAPATTFAHLDATTELSRPISQMGIYPAVDPLTSTSRILEPGIVGAEHFRVANEVKRILQKYKELQDIIAILGMDELQEEDKVLVGRARRLQKFLGQNFIVAEKFTGEPGSVVPLRDTIEAFDRICKGEFDHLPEQAFNSCGGLDDVEAAAKKIAGK from the coding sequence ATGACCGCAGCAGTAACCGAAAACAACGGGGCAGGCTCGGACTCGTCCGTCGCCGGCCGCGTCGTGCGGGTCATCGGTCCCGTCGTGGACGTTGAATTCCCGCGTGGCGCTATTCCTGAACTGTTCAACGCCCTGCACGCCGAGATCACGCTCCCCTCGGTCGCCAAGACGCTGACCCTCGAGGTCGCGCAGCACCTCGGCGACAACCTGGTGCGCACCGTCTCGATGCAGCCCACCGACGGCCTGATCCGTGGCACCTCGGTGTCCGACACGGGCAAGCCGATCTCGGTTCCCGTCGGTGACGTCGTCAAGGGCCACGTGTTCAACGCGCTGGGCGACTGCCTCGACGCACCCGGCACGGGTCGCGACGGCGAGCAGTGGGGCATCCACCGCAAGCCACCGGCCTTCGACCAGCTCGAGGGCAAGACGGAGATCCTCGAGACCGGTATCAAGGTCATCGACCTCCTCACCCCGTACGTCAAGGGTGGAAAGATCGGTCTGTTCGGTGGCGCCGGTGTCGGCAAGACCGTTCTGATCCAGGAAATGATCACCCGTATCGCCCGCGAGTTCTCCGGAACCTCGGTGTTCGCAGGCGTCGGTGAGCGCACCCGTGAGGGCACCGACCTTCACCTCGAGATGGAAGAGATGGGCGTCCTCCAGGACACCGCCCTCGTCTTCGGCCAGATGGACGAGCCGCCGGGAACGCGTATGCGCGTCGCCCTGTCCGCGCTGACCATGGCGGAGTACTTCCGCGATGTCCAGGGTCAGGACGTTCTGCTGTTCATCGACAACATCTTCCGGTTCACCCAGGCCGGTTCCGAGGTGTCGACCCTGCTCGGTCGTATGCCTTCGGCCGTGGGTTACCAGCCGACCCTGGCTGACGAGATGGGTGAGCTGCAGGAGCGCATCACCTCGACGCGAGGCCGCTCCATCACCTCGCTGCAGGCGATCTACGTGCCCGCCGACGACTACACCGACCCGGCGCCGGCCACGACGTTCGCGCACCTCGATGCCACCACCGAGCTGTCGCGTCCGATTTCGCAGATGGGTATCTACCCCGCTGTGGACCCGCTGACGTCCACCTCCCGCATCCTGGAGCCCGGCATCGTCGGTGCCGAGCACTTCCGGGTCGCCAACGAGGTCAAGCGGATCCTGCAGAAGTACAAGGAACTGCAGGACATCATCGCCATCCTCGGTATGGACGAGCTGCAGGAAGAGGACAAGGTGCTCGTCGGCCGTGCCCGTCGTCTGCAGAAGTTCCTCGGCCAGAACTTCATCGTCGCCGAGAAGTTCACCGGTGAGCCCGGCTCCGTGGTGCCGCTCCGCGACACCATCGAGGCGTTCGACCGCATCTGCAAGGGCGAGTTCGATCACCTGCCCGAGCAGGCGTTCAACAGCTGCGGTGGACTCGACGACGTCGAGGCTGCAGCCAAGAAGATCGCCGGGAAGTAG
- a CDS encoding F0F1 ATP synthase subunit epsilon yields MAEMTVELVAVERRLWSGSATLVSAQTTEGEIGVMPGHEPVLGQLVEGGVVAITTADGERIVAAVHGGFLSVTAKTVTILAESADLAEDIDVEAAKAVLEESGDDLEAIAVAKGRIRAVERA; encoded by the coding sequence ATGGCTGAGATGACCGTGGAACTCGTCGCCGTGGAGCGACGGTTGTGGTCTGGTTCGGCGACTCTCGTCAGTGCACAGACGACCGAAGGCGAGATCGGTGTCATGCCCGGGCATGAGCCGGTTCTCGGACAGCTGGTCGAGGGCGGCGTGGTTGCGATCACGACGGCCGACGGTGAGCGTATCGTCGCTGCTGTGCACGGCGGTTTCCTGTCCGTGACCGCGAAGACAGTCACCATCCTCGCCGAGTCCGCCGACTTGGCCGAGGACATCGATGTGGAAGCGGCCAAGGCCGTGCTCGAAGAGAGCGGAGACGACCTCGAGGCGATTGCTGTCGCCAAGGGCCGGATCCGCGCCGTAGAGCGCGCCTAG
- a CDS encoding DUF2550 domain-containing protein, with protein sequence MTVLIILVVLLAAFVAVFLYRLAVLRRGGTAAILRVTPAPGDTGWRHGVIRYGEGSLVFFKLSSLRPGPDSRIERQGIEVAGRRSPEGSEFDIMSEEIIILSVKDRGNSYEIALDGGALTAFLSWVESRPSGRSVRGRRL encoded by the coding sequence ATGACTGTGTTGATCATTCTGGTTGTGCTGCTCGCGGCCTTCGTCGCGGTCTTTCTGTATCGGCTTGCAGTACTGCGCCGCGGTGGTACCGCGGCGATCCTCCGGGTGACGCCCGCCCCGGGGGACACCGGCTGGCGCCACGGCGTCATCCGCTACGGCGAGGGTTCTCTCGTCTTCTTCAAATTGTCGAGTCTGCGTCCGGGCCCGGATTCGCGCATCGAGCGCCAGGGCATCGAAGTCGCAGGTCGTCGCAGCCCGGAGGGCTCCGAATTCGACATCATGTCCGAGGAGATCATCATCCTGTCGGTCAAGGACCGCGGGAATTCGTACGAGATCGCACTGGACGGGGGAGCGCTGACCGCGTTCCTCTCCTGGGTCGAATCACGACCGTCCGGCCGATCGGTTCGCGGCCGCCGACTCTGA
- a CDS encoding cob(I)yrinic acid a,c-diamide adenosyltransferase, with translation MAVHLTKIYTRTGDDGTTGLSDFSRVSKNDPRLIAYADCDEANASIGVAVALGAPPEEIRSILRQIQNDLFDAGADLSTPVEIEPKYPPLRITAEYVDRLEAWCDRLNERLEPLNSFILPGGTALGALLHVARTVTRRAERSAWAAVDANPENTNALPAKYLNRLSDLLFIMSRLANPEGDVLWKPGAGKA, from the coding sequence ATGGCCGTACACCTCACCAAGATCTATACCCGGACCGGCGACGACGGGACCACCGGACTCAGCGATTTCTCCCGTGTGTCGAAGAACGATCCGCGGCTGATTGCCTACGCCGACTGCGACGAAGCCAACGCCTCGATCGGTGTCGCGGTGGCGCTCGGTGCCCCTCCGGAGGAGATCCGGTCGATCCTGCGGCAGATCCAGAACGACCTGTTCGACGCCGGCGCCGATCTCTCGACCCCGGTGGAGATCGAACCCAAGTATCCGCCGCTGCGCATCACCGCCGAGTACGTCGATCGTCTCGAAGCGTGGTGCGACCGACTGAACGAGCGTCTGGAACCGTTGAACTCGTTCATTCTTCCCGGCGGGACCGCCCTGGGAGCGCTGCTACATGTGGCGCGGACCGTGACGCGGCGCGCCGAACGGTCGGCGTGGGCCGCCGTCGATGCGAATCCCGAGAACACCAACGCGCTGCCGGCGAAGTATCTCAACCGGCTGTCGGATCTGCTGTTCATCATGAGCAGGCTGGCGAACCCCGAGGGCGACGTGCTCTGGAAACCCGGAGCCGGCAAGGCCTGA
- the murA gene encoding UDP-N-acetylglucosamine 1-carboxyvinyltransferase — protein sequence MSERFLVTGGNRLVGEVSVGGAKNSVLKLMAAALLAEGTTTVTNCPDILDVPLMADVLRGLGCEVDLDDSVVRITTPAEPKHHADFAAVRQFRASVCVLGPLVARCRRAVVALPGGDAIGSRPLDMHQSGLRLLGAHSTIEHGCVVAQADDLHGANIRLAFPSVGATENILMAAVLAKGETVIDNAAREPEIVDLCNMLNQMGAKVRGAGTSTLTIQGVAKLEPTTHRVIGDRIVAATWGIAASMTRGDVRVRGVNPKHLGLVLDKLRVAGADVTAESDGFRVVQEARPTAVNFATLPYPGFPTDLQPMAIGLAAVAEGTSMITENVFEARFRFVEEMIRLGADARTDGHHAVIRGIAQLSSAPVWSSDIRAGAGLVLAGLVADGVTEVHDVFHIDRGYPRFVEILQDLGGQIERVDSVPVS from the coding sequence GTGAGCGAACGCTTCCTTGTCACCGGCGGTAACCGCCTCGTAGGTGAAGTGTCTGTCGGGGGCGCGAAGAACAGCGTTCTCAAGCTGATGGCGGCGGCGCTGTTGGCTGAGGGCACGACAACCGTCACCAATTGTCCGGACATCCTGGACGTCCCCTTGATGGCTGACGTCCTGCGGGGCCTCGGGTGCGAGGTGGACCTCGACGACTCCGTCGTCCGGATCACTACACCCGCCGAGCCCAAACATCACGCCGATTTCGCGGCGGTACGGCAGTTCCGCGCGTCGGTGTGCGTACTGGGACCGTTGGTCGCGCGCTGCAGGCGCGCCGTGGTGGCACTTCCCGGTGGCGATGCAATCGGCTCGCGGCCCCTCGACATGCACCAGTCGGGGCTGCGGTTGCTCGGCGCGCACAGCACGATCGAACACGGGTGCGTCGTTGCCCAGGCAGACGATCTGCACGGTGCGAACATCCGGCTCGCCTTTCCGTCCGTAGGAGCCACCGAGAACATCTTGATGGCCGCCGTGCTCGCCAAGGGCGAGACAGTGATCGACAACGCCGCCCGGGAACCCGAGATCGTCGACCTGTGCAACATGCTGAATCAGATGGGCGCCAAGGTCCGGGGCGCCGGCACGTCCACGTTGACGATCCAGGGCGTCGCCAAACTCGAGCCGACGACGCACCGCGTCATCGGGGACCGCATCGTGGCAGCGACATGGGGGATCGCGGCGTCGATGACCCGCGGTGACGTGCGCGTTCGCGGGGTCAATCCGAAGCATCTCGGGCTGGTCCTCGACAAACTGCGCGTGGCCGGCGCCGACGTCACGGCCGAATCCGACGGCTTCCGGGTGGTCCAGGAGGCACGGCCGACCGCCGTCAACTTCGCGACGCTGCCGTATCCGGGATTCCCCACCGACCTGCAGCCGATGGCCATCGGCCTCGCCGCGGTCGCGGAGGGAACATCGATGATCACCGAGAACGTCTTCGAGGCGCGGTTCCGCTTCGTCGAGGAGATGATCCGGTTGGGCGCCGACGCACGGACGGACGGCCACCACGCGGTGATCCGGGGAATCGCGCAGTTGTCGAGTGCGCCGGTGTGGTCGTCGGACATCCGGGCCGGCGCGGGCCTCGTGCTCGCTGGGCTCGTCGCGGACGGGGTGACCGAAGTGCACGACGTTTTCCACATCGACCGCGGGTATCCCCGTTTCGTCGAGATCCTCCAGGATCTCGGTGGACAGATCGAAAGGGTCGACAGCGTTCCTGTGTCGTAG